The following proteins come from a genomic window of Verrucomicrobiia bacterium:
- a CDS encoding prepilin-type N-terminal cleavage/methylation domain-containing protein → MKNQKGFTLIEVLIAMVIVAVILAGLVASFQTGLAAFKRSEDYLAAGREREVFYLQLEQELRNAVPVSLYPFLGRPDRISFPARLRRYTPKGPEEGLYLIEYQFRNGQLMRRETPLKKEGLRETEAAAETLFEGLREGRFSFLTLAESGPARWNGAWGGDIYPGLPRGVQVELSGGSFGGRGGHKTLLPQGVLGIQT, encoded by the coding sequence ATGAAAAATCAAAAAGGGTTCACACTCATCGAAGTCCTGATCGCCATGGTCATCGTGGCGGTGATCCTGGCAGGCCTTGTCGCGAGTTTTCAGACCGGCCTGGCCGCGTTCAAGCGCTCGGAAGATTACCTGGCGGCGGGGCGCGAACGGGAAGTCTTTTACCTTCAGCTCGAGCAGGAACTGCGCAACGCCGTGCCGGTTTCGCTTTATCCGTTCCTGGGGCGGCCGGACCGGATTTCCTTTCCGGCGCGGCTGCGGCGCTACACGCCGAAAGGCCCGGAAGAAGGCCTTTACCTGATCGAATACCAGTTCCGGAATGGGCAGCTCATGCGGCGGGAAACGCCGCTGAAAAAAGAAGGCCTGAGAGAAACGGAAGCCGCGGCCGAGACGCTGTTCGAAGGGCTGCGTGAAGGGCGCTTTTCTTTTTTGACGCTCGCCGAAAGCGGGCCGGCGCGGTGGAACGGCGCCTGGGGCGGGGATATTTATCCCGGGCTTCCGCGCGGCGTGCAGGTGGAACTTTCCGGCGGTTCGTTCGGCGGACGGGGCGGGCACAAGACCCTCCTGCCGCAGGGAGTGTTGGGAATCCAGACATGA
- a CDS encoding tetratricopeptide repeat protein — translation MSFLFSPGVNAILAAIFFAGGVRHLLRGRRFTVRIFYGGLCLSLAGVLLNLFGAVEPFYAVPPKILCLGSGLFWTGLFFTIVCAASDLVADDEDAPEAPAQPAIFQLVLACLLLFASPFVAFRSMTSRMPVVPKVAASASAPAAAGPVQPADRKVYEFPQYNLRYTSPAGPWMEYSFQKVSPITVAGFFRADPAVYIQIIAESGVPLVPGFDSTMADQVYGHNIAGATQHKQVGKEAFEVGGIKGSLFKSELTFPASGPIHRVHWLGGQNGFYYQIIVWSSSEYPLEKLMDDFRGAAAGFQILDKDKTSLPASLAEDFVSEKYHYKVHAKDKGWDTWWLPQDEGLALPDFKITKNTNNLLLVYPVAFWDRPAPPLAIVAPALLQFNKIALEGVPADGIKPISQPGFEGYDIRYTQPIDGKDYFYRVKVLRGDSIVYLIISFNAAELGKGDPAILEEGLNMVEVAGGPPPKRETFTPAERDRHAYAYLRMAEEYFHKGKKAESLELLRMAHAFKTDDAVILESLLTVLQDQGLYGQGFAIAEKYAPAFPKHLGLRKLHASLAALAGENKRAAELYEALIAEGNTEREILEDYADVMEKMGGKKKAYEKLAALAGAGGTGALGPQSAVASFLNDEGQVEQGLDIYKKLYEKHPLDSEVRTDYFWHLMQQGRYQDVINVTEDYLKNHPAIADVHFYQGYALAALKKYPESRAAFVRARDSVPDSEPIEEYVDGMGAIERQAKGLEPGGSSLEVARTLEMKGEDLHVTEKLLFRKGWAGDLQNHYAGLDDEKTKLEIKVMLHALYGKVELQDVNIKDMEIEDDPFEIEYSYDVKKAFQKIGSRLYAALPQIWENKYLWPQMNAEYQIPLALVFPAQVKSSVTFHFPSEYQMESTMAPGTAKGQDPCLRSQTAVTQKSGELKMDSTYEFVGGAYTIPEYEACQEAVSQRLQETTPKILLSR, via the coding sequence ATGAGCTTTCTTTTTTCTCCCGGCGTGAACGCCATTTTGGCCGCGATTTTTTTCGCGGGAGGCGTTCGCCATCTGCTGCGGGGCCGCCGGTTCACGGTCCGGATTTTTTACGGCGGGCTGTGCCTTTCACTCGCGGGCGTGCTTTTGAATCTTTTCGGCGCCGTGGAACCGTTTTACGCGGTCCCGCCCAAAATCCTGTGCCTGGGGAGCGGCCTTTTCTGGACCGGACTTTTTTTTACGATCGTGTGCGCGGCCTCTGATCTGGTGGCGGACGACGAAGACGCGCCCGAAGCGCCGGCCCAGCCCGCGATTTTCCAGCTCGTGCTGGCCTGTCTGCTTCTGTTCGCGTCGCCGTTCGTGGCGTTCCGGTCCATGACGAGCCGCATGCCCGTGGTGCCGAAGGTCGCTGCGTCCGCCTCTGCGCCCGCGGCCGCGGGTCCGGTTCAGCCGGCGGACCGGAAGGTCTATGAATTTCCGCAGTACAACCTGCGTTACACTTCACCCGCCGGGCCGTGGATGGAATATTCTTTCCAAAAAGTGAGTCCGATCACCGTTGCCGGATTTTTTCGCGCGGATCCGGCCGTCTACATTCAGATCATCGCGGAGTCCGGCGTCCCGCTCGTGCCCGGCTTCGACAGCACGATGGCCGACCAGGTTTACGGCCACAATATCGCCGGCGCGACCCAGCACAAGCAGGTCGGCAAAGAAGCGTTTGAAGTGGGCGGGATCAAAGGCTCTCTGTTCAAGTCCGAGCTCACGTTTCCCGCGTCCGGGCCGATCCACCGCGTGCATTGGCTGGGCGGCCAGAACGGCTTCTATTATCAGATCATCGTCTGGTCTTCGAGCGAGTATCCCCTGGAAAAGCTGATGGACGATTTTCGCGGCGCGGCCGCGGGTTTCCAAATCCTCGACAAAGACAAGACCTCGCTTCCCGCGTCGCTGGCCGAGGATTTTGTGTCGGAGAAATACCATTACAAGGTCCACGCCAAGGACAAGGGCTGGGACACCTGGTGGCTGCCGCAGGACGAAGGGCTCGCGCTGCCGGATTTTAAAATCACCAAGAACACCAACAACCTGCTGCTCGTTTATCCGGTCGCATTCTGGGACAGGCCCGCGCCGCCGCTCGCGATCGTGGCGCCCGCGCTCCTTCAATTCAACAAGATCGCGCTCGAAGGCGTGCCCGCCGACGGGATCAAGCCGATCTCGCAGCCGGGCTTCGAAGGCTACGACATCCGGTACACGCAGCCGATCGACGGGAAGGATTATTTTTACCGCGTGAAGGTGCTGCGCGGCGATTCCATTGTTTACCTCATCATCAGTTTCAATGCGGCGGAACTGGGCAAAGGCGACCCGGCCATTCTCGAAGAAGGGCTGAACATGGTGGAAGTGGCGGGCGGGCCGCCGCCCAAGCGCGAGACGTTCACGCCGGCCGAACGCGACCGCCACGCGTATGCGTACCTGCGCATGGCGGAAGAATATTTCCACAAGGGAAAGAAAGCCGAGAGCCTCGAGCTTCTCAGGATGGCGCACGCCTTCAAGACCGACGATGCCGTGATCCTGGAAAGCCTGCTCACGGTCCTCCAAGACCAGGGGCTGTACGGCCAGGGCTTCGCGATCGCGGAAAAATACGCGCCCGCATTCCCGAAGCACCTGGGCCTGCGAAAGCTGCATGCGTCGCTGGCGGCTCTCGCGGGCGAGAACAAAAGGGCTGCCGAGCTTTACGAGGCGCTGATCGCCGAGGGAAACACGGAGCGGGAAATCCTGGAAGACTATGCGGACGTCATGGAAAAAATGGGCGGCAAGAAAAAAGCGTACGAGAAGCTGGCCGCGCTGGCCGGCGCCGGAGGGACGGGCGCGCTGGGCCCGCAGTCGGCGGTCGCTTCTTTCCTGAACGACGAAGGCCAGGTCGAGCAGGGCCTGGACATATACAAGAAGCTTTATGAAAAACATCCGCTCGACAGCGAGGTAAGGACCGATTATTTCTGGCATCTCATGCAGCAGGGCCGCTACCAGGACGTGATCAACGTGACCGAAGACTACCTGAAAAATCATCCGGCCATCGCGGACGTGCATTTTTATCAGGGCTATGCGCTGGCCGCGCTGAAAAAATATCCGGAATCTCGCGCGGCTTTCGTGCGCGCCCGCGATTCGGTGCCGGACTCGGAGCCGATCGAGGAATATGTGGACGGCATGGGCGCGATCGAACGCCAGGCCAAGGGCCTGGAACCCGGCGGCAGCAGCCTGGAAGTTGCGCGCACGCTCGAGATGAAAGGGGAGGACCTTCACGTGACTGAGAAGCTCCTTTTCCGGAAAGGCTGGGCCGGCGATCTTCAGAACCATTATGCCGGGCTGGACGACGAAAAGACCAAGCTCGAGATCAAGGTCATGCTGCATGCCCTCTACGGTAAAGTCGAGCTGCAGGACGTCAACATCAAGGACATGGAAATCGAGGACGATCCGTTCGAGATCGAATACTCCTACGACGTCAAAAAAGCGTTCCAGAAAATCGGCAGCCGGCTCTACGCGGCGCTGCCACAGATATGGGAAAACAAATACCTCTGGCCGCAGATGAACGCTGAGTACCAGATTCCTCTCGCCCTGGTGTTTCCCGCGCAGGTGAAATCCAGCGTCACGTTCCATTTTCCTTCCGAATATCAGATGGAATCCACGATGGCGCCGGGCACGGCCAAGGGCCAGGACCCCTGCCTTCGTTCGCAGACCGCGGTGACGCAGAAGTCCGGGGAACTCAAAATGGACAGCACCTACGAATTCGTGGGCGGCGCCTACACCATCCCCGAATACGAAGCCTGCCAGGAAGCCGTGAGCCAGCGCCTGCAGGAAACCACGCCGAAGATCCTCCTGAGCCGCTGA
- a CDS encoding PilN domain-containing protein: MNRAFFSGLQDMLQDLPVLRRFAHGLSERPRMRAVSFFSAGRLDVTVFGAGDAPSRESIPVPESPSQEDLQKAREKIAGFRQEQGTWIHVIPRQAAFVKTFSLEAREGESKEAAVLRRVREEMPHLADEILYHVALQENGTPGQEALLFGIAKATLEEQLRRLESLGVVPDSVMLSTELLLWLYQNDPSRREEDKNVLLVHDAARQIEVLYVDRGALVQSRWFGKEADEPAAAAAVLQTAQEAFQREWRRVPEKTLVLGNESRGGYGGIPCEGFGGEGPDEAALGSAALKAFASGAVFDFTPASWEDRRRRSRTGREKTRFAALLALFAASWLVLSASRAAGLALETAWLGVRQAPVSASVRELKNLRSQALKAARYSRKKTSPLLILAGLRAAAPQGLILQSLAYDEAKAVFSLKGEAVAENLIQDFLAGLQKQPGFEKMTLERLESSSDDRGRIFTFEIEGHLKKEKP; the protein is encoded by the coding sequence GTGAACCGCGCGTTTTTTTCCGGGCTCCAAGATATGCTTCAGGACCTTCCGGTCCTGCGCCGTTTTGCCCACGGCCTTTCCGAACGGCCGAGGATGCGCGCGGTCAGCTTTTTTTCCGCCGGGCGCCTGGATGTGACGGTTTTCGGCGCGGGAGACGCGCCGTCGCGCGAGTCCATTCCCGTTCCGGAATCGCCGTCGCAGGAGGACCTTCAAAAGGCGCGCGAAAAAATCGCCGGTTTCCGGCAGGAGCAGGGCACGTGGATCCACGTGATTCCGCGCCAGGCTGCGTTCGTGAAGACCTTCAGCCTCGAGGCCCGCGAAGGCGAATCGAAGGAAGCCGCGGTCCTGCGCCGCGTGCGCGAGGAAATGCCGCATCTGGCGGACGAAATCCTTTATCACGTCGCGCTGCAGGAAAACGGAACGCCGGGGCAGGAAGCGCTCCTCTTCGGGATCGCCAAGGCCACGCTCGAAGAGCAGCTTCGCAGGCTGGAGAGCCTGGGCGTTGTTCCGGATTCGGTCATGCTTTCCACGGAGCTTTTGCTTTGGCTTTATCAAAATGATCCCTCGCGCCGGGAAGAAGACAAGAACGTGCTGCTCGTGCACGACGCCGCGCGCCAGATCGAAGTGCTTTATGTCGACCGCGGCGCGCTCGTGCAAAGCCGCTGGTTCGGCAAGGAAGCGGACGAGCCCGCCGCCGCGGCCGCGGTGCTGCAGACCGCGCAGGAAGCATTCCAGCGCGAATGGCGCCGGGTGCCGGAAAAAACGCTGGTGCTCGGGAATGAATCCCGAGGCGGTTACGGCGGTATTCCCTGCGAAGGTTTCGGAGGCGAAGGCCCGGACGAGGCCGCGCTCGGAAGCGCCGCGCTGAAAGCGTTCGCAAGCGGCGCCGTGTTCGATTTCACGCCCGCGTCCTGGGAAGACCGCCGCCGCCGGAGCAGGACCGGCCGGGAAAAAACGCGCTTTGCCGCGCTGCTCGCGCTTTTCGCCGCCTCCTGGCTTGTCCTTTCGGCAAGCCGCGCGGCCGGACTCGCGCTCGAAACCGCGTGGCTCGGCGTGCGCCAGGCCCCGGTCTCCGCGTCCGTGCGGGAATTGAAAAACCTGCGCTCGCAGGCCCTGAAAGCCGCGCGCTATTCCCGCAAAAAAACTTCGCCGCTCCTGATTCTCGCGGGGCTGCGCGCGGCCGCGCCGCAGGGACTGATTCTCCAGAGCCTGGCCTACGACGAGGCGAAAGCCGTGTTTTCGCTGAAAGGCGAAGCCGTGGCCGAAAATCTGATCCAGGATTTTCTCGCCGGCCTCCAAAAGCAGCCGGGCTTCGAGAAGATGACGTTGGAGCGCCTCGAATCCTCTTCCGACGACCGCGGCAGGATTTTTACGTTCGAAATCGAGGGCCATTTGAAAAAGGAAAAGCCATGA
- a CDS encoding secretin N-terminal domain-containing protein, translating into MTRSIRFCAALVSVLFLISSISPAARADDDSNGPGNVRQSETRNSINSAIMAAVGPDRQMDEPRITLELKGVDILDVLKIISQRSELNIVAGKNVRGLVTLYLKNVKVRDALDTIVNSLELAYVEDSGIINVMTSKEFEDAYGKSFGKEYTTKAIPVQHASPAAVGLVVEKLKSPKGKMVFDERTHTLILSDRQENIAAMENAMAQLDKPLATEVFQLKFARGDELEAQLRDYLTPQTGILKVDKRTSQITVTDREEKLEQVREVIKALDVQPRQVLIQAQVIEVALFDAFRYGIDWEFVRQNVAKFSNVELKPAFDVAVPTAALGAGTLSTFTFGGLQGLSVVLSFLQNVGKTNTLSSPRITVINNEEAKLVDATRQPYVSQTVVQGQTTSQTADNIQFVDVGVTLTVVPTIADREKVVLKLKPEVSSQTGSLSVQSVSEGSDTPFTRSQIPIVSSQTLETTVVVKSGETLIVGGLIKDNEAKIRRKLPVLSDIPFLGAAFRSEQVSYQKTELVIFLTPYIVDGDATSKEHSKYFNEDDQLINFDLVGGYDFGKALKHSQGAFRIDHDPYWKMRSNKMPQYFAPKDLYERALPYENSLNEFNSYQEGKPLVDPDAAGKRYEIEVARETQARLAAAGVEGRVEVAVKVGKDGTIRDISWVDPGPVREADQRRVLRAVQDGGPFAAFPEGLASEEELLSLRLAVDRGDARKK; encoded by the coding sequence GTGACCCGGTCCATCCGTTTTTGCGCCGCGCTCGTGTCCGTTCTCTTTCTCATTTCCTCGATTTCTCCCGCCGCGCGCGCCGATGACGATTCCAACGGCCCCGGAAACGTGCGGCAAAGCGAGACCCGCAATTCCATCAATTCGGCCATCATGGCCGCCGTGGGCCCGGACCGCCAGATGGATGAGCCGCGCATCACGCTCGAGCTGAAGGGCGTGGACATCCTGGACGTCCTCAAGATCATCAGCCAGCGTTCGGAGCTGAACATCGTGGCCGGCAAGAACGTGCGCGGCCTCGTCACGCTTTACCTGAAGAACGTGAAAGTGCGCGATGCGCTCGACACGATCGTCAATTCGCTGGAGCTTGCCTACGTCGAAGACAGCGGCATCATCAACGTGATGACGTCCAAGGAATTCGAGGACGCCTACGGAAAATCGTTCGGCAAGGAATACACGACCAAGGCGATCCCGGTGCAGCACGCGTCTCCGGCCGCCGTGGGCCTGGTCGTCGAGAAATTGAAAAGCCCCAAGGGCAAGATGGTTTTTGACGAGAGGACGCACACCTTGATCCTGTCGGACCGTCAGGAAAATATCGCGGCCATGGAAAATGCCATGGCGCAGCTCGACAAGCCGCTCGCCACCGAAGTCTTCCAATTGAAGTTCGCGCGCGGCGACGAGCTCGAAGCTCAGCTTCGCGACTACCTGACGCCGCAGACCGGCATCCTCAAGGTCGACAAACGCACGAGCCAGATTACGGTTACGGACCGCGAAGAAAAGCTCGAGCAGGTCCGTGAAGTCATCAAGGCGCTCGACGTGCAGCCGCGCCAGGTGCTGATCCAGGCCCAGGTGATCGAAGTGGCGCTTTTCGACGCGTTCCGTTACGGCATCGACTGGGAATTCGTCCGGCAGAACGTCGCCAAGTTCAGCAACGTGGAACTGAAGCCGGCCTTTGACGTGGCCGTCCCCACCGCGGCGCTCGGCGCGGGCACGCTCAGCACGTTCACCTTCGGCGGCCTCCAGGGGCTTTCGGTGGTGCTTTCGTTCCTCCAGAACGTGGGCAAGACCAACACCCTTTCTTCGCCGCGTATCACGGTCATTAATAATGAAGAGGCAAAGCTCGTCGATGCCACGCGCCAGCCGTACGTTTCCCAGACCGTGGTGCAGGGGCAGACCACCTCGCAGACCGCGGACAACATCCAGTTCGTAGACGTGGGCGTGACGCTGACGGTCGTGCCTACCATCGCCGACCGCGAAAAAGTCGTGCTGAAACTCAAGCCCGAAGTGAGTTCGCAGACCGGGTCGCTCAGCGTGCAAAGCGTTTCCGAAGGCAGCGACACGCCGTTCACGCGTTCTCAGATCCCGATCGTGTCTTCACAGACGCTGGAAACCACCGTCGTCGTGAAAAGCGGCGAGACGCTCATCGTCGGCGGCCTGATCAAGGACAACGAAGCCAAGATCCGCCGCAAGCTCCCGGTCCTGTCCGACATCCCGTTCCTCGGCGCGGCCTTCCGCAGCGAGCAGGTGAGCTACCAGAAAACCGAGCTCGTCATTTTCCTCACCCCGTACATCGTCGACGGCGACGCGACCTCGAAAGAGCACTCGAAGTATTTCAACGAAGACGACCAGCTCATCAATTTCGACCTCGTGGGCGGCTACGATTTCGGCAAGGCGCTCAAGCACTCGCAGGGCGCTTTCCGCATCGATCACGACCCGTACTGGAAAATGCGCTCGAACAAGATGCCGCAGTATTTCGCGCCGAAGGACTTGTACGAACGCGCGCTGCCTTATGAGAACAGCTTGAACGAATTCAATTCCTATCAGGAAGGAAAGCCGCTGGTCGACCCCGACGCGGCGGGAAAGCGCTATGAGATCGAAGTCGCGCGCGAAACACAGGCGCGTCTGGCCGCCGCCGGCGTCGAAGGCCGCGTGGAAGTGGCCGTGAAAGTCGGCAAGGACGGAACCATTCGAGACATCTCCTGGGTCGACCCCGGCCCGGTGCGTGAAGCCGACCAGCGTCGGGTCCTGCGCGCCGTCCAGGACGGGGGACCTTTCGCAGCCTTTCCCGAAGGGCTCGCGTCCGAAGAAGAACTCCTGAGTTTGCGGCTTGCCGTGGATCGCGGCGACGCCCGCAAAAAATAG
- a CDS encoding DUF1189 family protein produces MNCGKCKAYIPAGLNFTHCPDCGADLEEAARRDRERLEQERKEADLLQKLTEREGRHFNYIEALFFSFFSARFYRDVFRRWKGSGVLYLAFVIPFGLIPYFLGLQRQADGYVARIVEPSVRQMPRLTFSNGQMSYDGPSPLAIHNPEDNSVLAVFDTTKTNADLKDIPGYIIMTSRQLAIRESNGQARIVNFSPDAHAVLTSEIVMHWVNQGTRLFTYFLYPFFWLGSWVFFLVIFLFYAMLTKLVCRLFKVPATFQDAYRLTAIAFTPVLLVDGLLSIWWPDGLADSISYFGPMFFILFAVLCNRIPKNMEAA; encoded by the coding sequence ATGAATTGCGGCAAGTGCAAGGCCTATATCCCCGCGGGTTTGAATTTTACGCATTGCCCGGACTGCGGCGCGGATCTGGAAGAAGCTGCCCGGCGGGATCGTGAACGCCTGGAGCAGGAACGAAAAGAGGCGGACTTGCTCCAAAAGCTGACGGAGCGGGAAGGCCGGCATTTCAATTACATCGAGGCTCTCTTCTTCTCTTTTTTTTCCGCGCGTTTTTACCGCGACGTCTTCCGCCGGTGGAAGGGGAGCGGCGTTCTTTATCTTGCCTTCGTGATTCCGTTCGGGCTTATCCCGTATTTCCTCGGATTACAGCGCCAGGCCGACGGCTACGTGGCCAGGATCGTCGAGCCTTCCGTGCGGCAGATGCCTCGGCTCACGTTTTCCAACGGGCAGATGAGCTACGATGGGCCGAGTCCTCTGGCCATCCACAATCCCGAAGACAATTCCGTGCTTGCCGTGTTCGACACCACCAAGACGAATGCGGACCTGAAGGACATCCCGGGCTACATCATCATGACGTCCCGCCAGCTCGCCATCCGCGAATCCAACGGCCAGGCGCGCATCGTGAATTTCTCGCCCGATGCCCATGCCGTGCTCACGTCGGAAATCGTCATGCACTGGGTCAACCAGGGCACAAGATTGTTCACGTATTTTCTGTATCCCTTTTTCTGGCTCGGCTCCTGGGTTTTTTTTCTGGTGATCTTTCTTTTTTACGCCATGCTCACCAAGCTCGTTTGCCGGCTGTTCAAGGTCCCTGCCACGTTTCAGGACGCTTACCGGCTGACGGCCATCGCGTTCACCCCGGTCCTCCTGGTCGACGGCCTCCTGTCCATCTGGTGGCCGGACGGATTGGCCGACTCGATTTCGTATTTCGGCCCGATGTTTTTTATTCTCTTCGCGGTCCTCTGCAACCGCATCCCGAAAAACATGGAGGCGGCATGA
- a CDS encoding prepilin-type N-terminal cleavage/methylation domain-containing protein, which translates to MKNSSRGFTLVEILIVFALVATFAALAVAGFSRFYNERLPRLYVKDLAGYVRYLQFKAIEDGKIYRMTVDNDTGVSTASKPNAKKDFEPLRDALSRRFQKKGEFAVVLGEGHEVYFFPDGTVTRNAVTVSRNGGEIATLQIKNRLGALEIHYAS; encoded by the coding sequence ATGAAAAATTCGAGCCGGGGCTTCACGCTTGTCGAGATCCTGATCGTGTTCGCGCTCGTGGCGACATTCGCGGCGCTCGCGGTCGCGGGCTTTTCCCGTTTTTACAATGAGCGCCTTCCGCGCCTGTATGTCAAAGACCTGGCCGGCTACGTGCGCTACCTGCAGTTCAAGGCGATCGAAGACGGCAAGATTTACCGCATGACCGTGGACAATGACACCGGCGTGAGCACGGCCTCCAAGCCGAATGCGAAAAAAGATTTCGAGCCGCTGCGCGACGCGCTGTCCCGGCGGTTCCAGAAAAAAGGGGAATTCGCGGTCGTGCTCGGCGAGGGACATGAAGTTTATTTTTTTCCGGACGGCACCGTGACGCGTAACGCCGTCACCGTGTCACGGAACGGCGGCGAAATCGCGACGCTCCAGATCAAGAACCGCCTTGGCGCTTTGGAGATTCATTATGCTTCGTGA
- a CDS encoding type II secretion system F family protein, protein MATFITNKNEIREEASKASVTRVAMPWKAPAPARREKTSSRVPDQELADFFEHLATLLGSGVTLVSALDFIAGSTRRPGLKAALTRVNEALRAGDVFSEALTRETAVFDRAAAGMIKAGEAGGTLESVCSELAASYSRRAEARSQFFQALTYPAVVACFGVLTVLVLLLFVIPKVGTVFEAWDTPLPLMTRLLLAASRFMRHGGFLAVLIPFAALPLLARFKKLSLMPFLISIAQKTPFLKDLFSLGDFVRLMRTWGMLLRSGVPILEAIRSSRDVVASDSLRASLAAVSEKILRGERLQEALQHEDWLPDLAKHFLRVGEETGTLDGAFDKIARFYERQLAAKLKIVSTLVEPALILLVGVSVGVLVISMLLPIFEMSLAVK, encoded by the coding sequence ATGGCGACATTCATCACCAATAAAAACGAGATCCGCGAAGAAGCGTCCAAGGCTTCCGTCACGCGTGTGGCCATGCCGTGGAAGGCGCCCGCACCGGCGCGCCGGGAAAAAACCTCGTCCCGCGTTCCGGACCAGGAGCTGGCCGACTTTTTCGAGCATCTGGCCACGCTGCTCGGCTCGGGCGTGACGCTTGTTTCCGCGCTGGATTTCATCGCAGGCTCCACGCGCCGGCCCGGCCTGAAGGCCGCGCTCACGCGAGTCAATGAAGCCCTGCGCGCGGGCGACGTTTTCTCGGAGGCCCTGACGCGCGAGACCGCGGTATTCGACCGCGCCGCAGCGGGCATGATCAAGGCGGGCGAGGCGGGCGGGACCCTCGAATCCGTGTGCTCGGAACTGGCCGCTTCTTACTCCCGGCGCGCCGAGGCCCGCAGCCAGTTTTTTCAGGCGCTGACCTATCCTGCCGTTGTCGCGTGCTTCGGCGTGCTCACCGTGCTTGTGCTGCTCCTTTTCGTGATCCCGAAGGTCGGCACGGTTTTCGAAGCCTGGGACACGCCGCTTCCTTTGATGACGCGGCTCCTTCTCGCCGCCAGCCGGTTCATGCGCCACGGCGGATTTCTCGCGGTGCTGATTCCGTTCGCGGCGCTGCCGCTTCTGGCGCGGTTCAAGAAGCTCAGCCTCATGCCTTTTCTGATTTCGATCGCGCAAAAAACGCCTTTCCTGAAAGACCTTTTCTCCCTCGGCGATTTCGTGCGCCTTATGCGCACCTGGGGCATGCTGCTCCGAAGCGGCGTGCCCATCCTGGAAGCGATCCGTTCGTCCCGCGACGTGGTCGCGAGCGATTCCCTGCGCGCGTCGCTTGCCGCGGTCTCGGAAAAAATCCTGCGCGGCGAACGGCTGCAGGAGGCCCTGCAGCACGAAGACTGGCTGCCGGACCTGGCCAAGCATTTCCTGCGCGTGGGCGAGGAGACCGGAACGCTGGACGGCGCTTTCGACAAGATCGCGCGTTTCTATGAACGCCAGCTCGCGGCCAAACTCAAAATCGTTTCCACGCTGGTGGAGCCGGCGCTCATCCTGCTCGTGGGCGTGAGTGTGGGTGTCCTCGTCATCAGCATGCTGCTTCCGATTTTTGAGATGAGCCTGGCGGTGAAATAA
- a CDS encoding peptidase MA family metallohydrolase, protein MKALPFFLAALFACPAAWAQAPWQEIKSDHFIVYSATGERTFMDQVAAKSELYYDAIANWLGYARRDGFWTWDGRCKIYVYGSREHYLGETGQAAWSNGAAVLERRMILSFQEAPGFLDSVLPHELAHLIFRDFVGGKGRIPLWLDEGVAMAQEKDKRKEFDVWIAKMIAEKKWIPMETFMKVGNLQETPGDEAVMFYAQAQSVVRFLLEGYGSERFAGFCRSLRDGDTPQDALAKNYPQDFPTLQAFEGKWAASAVPAAA, encoded by the coding sequence ATGAAGGCGCTTCCTTTTTTTCTCGCGGCCCTGTTTGCCTGTCCCGCGGCCTGGGCGCAGGCCCCCTGGCAGGAGATCAAGAGCGACCACTTCATTGTGTATTCGGCGACGGGCGAGCGCACGTTCATGGACCAGGTCGCGGCAAAGTCCGAGCTTTATTACGACGCCATCGCCAACTGGCTGGGTTACGCGCGCCGCGACGGTTTCTGGACCTGGGACGGCCGCTGCAAGATTTACGTGTACGGCTCGCGCGAGCATTACCTCGGCGAAACGGGGCAGGCCGCCTGGTCGAACGGCGCCGCGGTGCTGGAACGCCGCATGATTTTGTCGTTCCAGGAAGCTCCGGGCTTCCTGGATTCGGTGCTGCCGCATGAGCTGGCGCATCTCATCTTCCGAGATTTCGTGGGGGGGAAGGGGCGCATCCCGCTGTGGCTGGACGAAGGCGTGGCCATGGCGCAGGAAAAAGACAAACGGAAAGAATTCGACGTCTGGATCGCGAAGATGATCGCGGAAAAGAAATGGATTCCGATGGAGACGTTCATGAAGGTCGGCAATCTGCAGGAGACCCCGGGCGATGAGGCCGTGATGTTTTACGCGCAGGCGCAAAGCGTGGTACGGTTTCTCCTGGAAGGTTACGGCTCGGAGCGGTTCGCGGGGTTTTGCCGAAGCCTCCGGGACGGGGACACGCCGCAGGACGCGCTCGCGAAAAATTACCCGCAGGATTTTCCCACGCTCCAGGCGTTCGAGGGCAAGTGGGCGGCTTCGGCCGTGCCGGCAGCCGCATGA
- the gspG gene encoding type II secretion system major pseudopilin GspG — protein MNQKGFTLIELLVVVVILGILTSLALPRLAGRTTEARIKAADADVNGNVALALDMYEVDMGKYPSALPDLVQKPSGADNWKGPYLKRGLPKDPWGNAYVYTFPGSANPDGYDLYSLGPDKADGTGDEITNAPREA, from the coding sequence ATGAATCAAAAGGGATTTACGCTGATCGAACTGCTGGTGGTGGTCGTGATCCTCGGGATCCTGACCAGTCTCGCGCTCCCGCGCCTGGCCGGAAGGACCACCGAGGCCCGCATTAAAGCCGCGGACGCGGATGTGAACGGGAACGTCGCCCTTGCCCTCGACATGTACGAAGTGGACATGGGGAAATACCCGTCGGCCCTGCCGGATCTGGTCCAGAAGCCCTCCGGCGCGGACAATTGGAAAGGGCCTTACCTCAAGCGGGGATTGCCCAAAGATCCGTGGGGCAATGCGTACGTTTATACTTTTCCGGGCTCGGCCAATCCGGACGGCTACGATCTTTATTCCCTCGGCCCGGACAAAGCCGACGGCACCGGCGACGAAATTACCAACGCCCCGCGCGAAGCTTAA